In the genome of Brachionichthys hirsutus isolate HB-005 chromosome 23, CSIRO-AGI_Bhir_v1, whole genome shotgun sequence, one region contains:
- the capn1 gene encoding calpain-1 catalytic subunit — protein sequence MEERIYATGMAVQVRSQRDRDEGLGQNHNAVKFLGQDFERLRAQTAQSGRLFEDQLFPCAASSLGFNELGPRSSKTHGVRWMRPTEFCKRPEFIVDGATRTDICQGALGDCWLLAAIGSLTLNDNLLHRVVPHGQSFGHGYSGIFHFQFWQFGEWVEVVIDDRLPVKDGKLLFVHSAEGTEFWSALLEKAYAKLNGCYEALSGGSTSEGFEDFTGGVTEMYELSKPPPDLYSIVSRAIERGSLLGCSIDITSTRDMEAVTFKKLVKGHAYSVTGVDEVVYRGSLTKLVRIRNPWGEVEWTGAWSDNSREWDSVDRSVRSRLQNRSEDGEFWMSFGDFLREFTRLELCNLTADALQHTQLKKWSSSLYQGEWRRGSTAGGCRNFPATFWLNPQFKLVLQHPDNASQSSDCSFLVGLMQKDRRKKRREGKDMETIGFAVYEVPQALAGSSGVHLKRDFFLTHASSARSELFINLREVSSRLRLPAGEYIVVPSTFEPHKEADFVLRVFSEKPADSEELDDDIVADLPTEVRLEESQIDAGFKSLFRQLAGPDMEISITELQTILNRIIGKHKDLKTDGFSKEACRSMISLMDSDGSGKLGLAEFHVLWEKIKRYLTIFREFDLDKSGSMSSYEMRMALDSAGFKLTNSLFQLIILRYTEADMTVDFDNFVTCLVRLETMYKTFQTLDTDQDKIISLNFYQWITLTMFA from the exons ATGGAGGAACGTATCTACGCCACTGGCATGGCCGTCCAGGTGAGGAGCCAGCGGGACCGGGACGAAGGTCTGGGACAGAACCACAACGCTGTGAAGTTTCTGGGGCAGGACTTCGAGCGACTGAGAGCCCAGACCGCCCAGAGCGGGCGGCTGTTCGAGGATCAATTGTTCCCGTGCGCTGCCTCGTCTCTCGGGTTCAACGAGCTCGGCCCGAGATCCTCCAAGACCCACGGCGTCCGCTGGATGAGGCCCACG GAATTCTGCAAGCGCCCTGAGTTCATCGTTGACGGAGCGACTCGTACGGACATCTGTCAGGGAGCTCTGG GGGACTGCTGGCTGCTGGCCGCCATCGGCTCGCTCACCCTAAACGACAACCTCCTCCACAGGGTGGTTCCTCACGGGCAGAGCTTCGGGCACGGATACAGCGGCATCTTTCACTTCCAG TTCTGGCAGTTTGGCGAGTGGGTGGAGGTGGTGATTGACGACCGGCTGCCGGTGAAGGACGGGAAGCTGCTGTTCGTCCATTCGGCGGAGGGAACAGAGTTCTGGAGCGCCCTGCTGGAAAAGGCCTACGCAAA gCTGAACGGCTGCTACGAGGCTCTGTCCGGCGGCAGCACGTCGGAGGGCTTCGAGGACTTCACGGGCGGCGTGACGGAGATGTACGAGCTGTCGAagcccccccccgacctctACAGCATCGTCAGCAGGGCCATAGAGAGGGGGTCGCTGCTGGGCTGCTCCATAGAC ATCACGAGCACCCGAGACATGGAGGCCGTCACGTTCAAGAAGCTGGTAAAGGGACACGCCTACTCCGTGACCGGCGTGGACGAG GTGGTGTACAGAGGAAGTCTGACCAAACTGGTTCGCATCAGGAACCCGTGGGGTGAAGTGGAGTGGACCGGCGCCTGGAGCGACAA TTCCAGAGAGTGGGACAGCGTCGACCGCTCCGTCAGGAGCCGGCTGCAGAACCGAAGCGAGGACGGGGAGTTCTG GATGTCCTTCGGCGACTTCCTGCGAGAGTTCACCCGCCTGGAGCTCTGCAACCTGACGGCGGACGCCCTGCAGCACACCCAGCTGAAGAAGTGGAGCTCCTCCCTCTATCAGGGCGAGTGGAGGAGGGGCAGCACCGCCGGAGGCTGCAGGAACTTCCCAG CAACCTTTTGGCTGAACCCTCAGTTCAAGCTGGTGCTCCAGCATCCGGACAACGCCAGCCAATCGTCCGACTGCAGCTTCCTGGTCGGCCTCATGCAGAAGGATCGCAGGAAGAAACGGCGAGAGGGGAAAGACATGGAGACCATCGGGTTCGCCGTCTacgag GTTCCACAGGCG CTGGCGGGCAGTTCCGGCGTCCACCTGAAGAGGGACTTCTTCCTCACCCACGCCTCCAGCGCTCGCTCGGAGCTCTTCATCAACCTGAGGGAGGTCAGCTCGCGGCTGCGCCTCCCGGCCGGCGAGTACATCGTCGTGCCGTCCACCTTCGAGCCGCACAAGGAGGCCGACTTCGTCCTCAGGGTGTTCTCCGAGAAGCCCGCGGACTCGGA GGAGCTCGACGACGACATCGTAGCGGACCTTCCCacagag gttcgGCTGGAGGAGAGTCAGATCGACGCCGGCTTCAAGAGCCTCTTCCGGCAGCTGGCGGGGCCG GACATGGAGATCAGCATCACGGAGCTGCAGACCATCCTGAACCGGATCATCGGCAAAC ATAAAGACCTGAAGACGGACGGCTTTTCGAAGGAAGCGTGCCGCAGCATGATCAGCCTCATGGAC TCGGACGGGAGTGGGAAGCTCGGGCTGGCAGAATTCCACGTCCTGTGGGAAAAGATCAAACGCTACCTG ACTATATTCAGGGAGTTCGACTTGGACAAGTCCGGCAGCATGAGCTCCTACGAGATGCGGATGGCTCTGGATTCCGCAG GTTTCAAACTGACCAACAGCCTGTTCCAGCTGATCATCCTGCGCTACACCGAGGCCGACATGACCGTGGACTTTGACAACTTCGTCACCTGCCTGGTCCGGCTGGAGACCATGTACA aaaCCTTTCAGACGTTGGACACAGACCAAGACAAAATAATAAGCCTCAACTTTTACCAG TGGATCACCCTGACAATGTTCGCCTAG
- the pnp5a gene encoding purine nucleoside phosphorylase 5a isoform X1 yields the protein MFPDAKKNYTYEECKATADWLLVQTGVRPKVGIVCGSGLGGLADILKDQVVFNYEDIPDFPQSTVQGHAGRLVFGTLKGRPCVCMQGRFHLYEGYPVQKITLPIRIFKLLGVETVILTNAAGGLNQDFKVGDIMIMKDHLNMPGFAGNNPLVGPNDQRFGERFPCMSDAYDRELQQLAADVGQELGFGDFLKEGVYCVLGGPSFETIAECRMLHRLGADAVGMSTVHEVIVARHCGMRVFALSLITNQAVMDYDSRERANHEEVLETGKLRAEQLEKLVAAMVTRMEHNDDLI from the exons ATGTTTCCGGAcgcaaaaaaaaa ctACACCTACGAGGAATGCAAGGCGaccgctgattggctgctggtcCAGACGGGCGTCCGGCCCAAAGTGGGCATCGTGTGCGGCTCAGGCCTCGGGGGGCTCGCTGACATTTTAAAGGACCAGGTCGTCTTTAACTACGAGGACATCCCGGACTTCCCACAGAGCACAG TGCAGGGCCACGCGGGGCGTCTGGTGTTCGGCACCTTGAAGGGGCGGCCGTGCGTCTGCATGCAGGGGCGCTTCCACCTGTACGAGGGCTACCCAGTGCAGAAG ATCACGCTGCCCATACGCATCTTCAAGCTGCTCGGCGTGGAGACGGTGATTCTCACCAACGCCGCCGGGGGCCTGAATCAGGACTTCAAAGTGGGAGACATCATGATCATGAAGGACCACCTCAACATGCCGGGCTTCGCCGGCAACAATCCGCTGGTTGGACCGAACGATCAGag GTTCGGCGAGCGTTTCCCCTGCATGTCCGACGCCTACGACCGCGAGCTCCAGCAGCTAGCCGCAGACGTGGGGCAGGAGCTCGGCTTCGGCGACTTCCTGAAAGAGGGCGTCTACTGCGTGCTGGGCGGGCCCTCGTTCGAGACCATCGCCGAGTGCCGCATGCTGCACCGGCTGGGCGCCGACGCCGTCG gCATGAGCACCGTCCACGAGGTGATCGTGGCGCGTCACTGCGGCATGCGGGTCTTCGCCCTCTCGCTGATCACCAACCAGGCGGTGATGGACTACGACAGCCGGGAGAGGGCCAATCACGAGGAGGTCCTGGAGACGGGCAAGCTGCGggcggagcagctggagaagctgGTCGCCGCCATGGTGACGAGGATGGAGCACAACGACGACTTGATCTGA
- the pnp5a gene encoding purine nucleoside phosphorylase 5a isoform X2, whose translation MTSSASDYCYTYEECKATADWLLVQTGVRPKVGIVCGSGLGGLADILKDQVVFNYEDIPDFPQSTVQGHAGRLVFGTLKGRPCVCMQGRFHLYEGYPVQKITLPIRIFKLLGVETVILTNAAGGLNQDFKVGDIMIMKDHLNMPGFAGNNPLVGPNDQRFGERFPCMSDAYDRELQQLAADVGQELGFGDFLKEGVYCVLGGPSFETIAECRMLHRLGADAVGMSTVHEVIVARHCGMRVFALSLITNQAVMDYDSRERANHEEVLETGKLRAEQLEKLVAAMVTRMEHNDDLI comes from the exons ATGACATCAAGCGCGTCAGATTATTG ctACACCTACGAGGAATGCAAGGCGaccgctgattggctgctggtcCAGACGGGCGTCCGGCCCAAAGTGGGCATCGTGTGCGGCTCAGGCCTCGGGGGGCTCGCTGACATTTTAAAGGACCAGGTCGTCTTTAACTACGAGGACATCCCGGACTTCCCACAGAGCACAG TGCAGGGCCACGCGGGGCGTCTGGTGTTCGGCACCTTGAAGGGGCGGCCGTGCGTCTGCATGCAGGGGCGCTTCCACCTGTACGAGGGCTACCCAGTGCAGAAG ATCACGCTGCCCATACGCATCTTCAAGCTGCTCGGCGTGGAGACGGTGATTCTCACCAACGCCGCCGGGGGCCTGAATCAGGACTTCAAAGTGGGAGACATCATGATCATGAAGGACCACCTCAACATGCCGGGCTTCGCCGGCAACAATCCGCTGGTTGGACCGAACGATCAGag GTTCGGCGAGCGTTTCCCCTGCATGTCCGACGCCTACGACCGCGAGCTCCAGCAGCTAGCCGCAGACGTGGGGCAGGAGCTCGGCTTCGGCGACTTCCTGAAAGAGGGCGTCTACTGCGTGCTGGGCGGGCCCTCGTTCGAGACCATCGCCGAGTGCCGCATGCTGCACCGGCTGGGCGCCGACGCCGTCG gCATGAGCACCGTCCACGAGGTGATCGTGGCGCGTCACTGCGGCATGCGGGTCTTCGCCCTCTCGCTGATCACCAACCAGGCGGTGATGGACTACGACAGCCGGGAGAGGGCCAATCACGAGGAGGTCCTGGAGACGGGCAAGCTGCGggcggagcagctggagaagctgGTCGCCGCCATGGTGACGAGGATGGAGCACAACGACGACTTGATCTGA
- the kcnj10a gene encoding ATP-sensitive inward rectifier potassium channel 10 yields MTSATPPSSSQKVCHSQTQTDITKPLLGSAGANGGAGAGGGGADAGEPNALRRRRRVLSKDGRSNVRIEHVSGRGALYLRDLWTTFLDMQWRYKFFLFSATFAGTWFVFGLLWYLVAMAHGDLLESDPPSNHTPCVMEVKTLTGAFLFSLESQTTIGYGFRCITEECPVAIVLLIFQLVITMVMEIFITGTFLAKVARPKKRGETVKFSQHAVVSDHEGRPCLMIRVANMRKSLLLCCQVAGKLLQTSLTKEGETVRLDQRNVPFQVDTSSDSPFLIIPLTFYHVIDDNSPLKAWAAKGGGWTDPELADFELLVIMSATVEPTSATCQVRTSYLPDEILWGYEFPPVISLSPSGKYVADFAFFDKVAKTKTPPLFKQILSPSPPSHPSHFHGNKEEGTDPEKMRLEEKYRERERGRVRDGGPLSVRISNV; encoded by the exons ATGACCTCggccacgcccccctcctcctcgcagAAAGTATGCCACTCCCAGACGCAGACCGACATCACCAAGCCCCTATTGGGCTCCGCGGGGGCGAACGGTGGTGCCGGCgcaggtgggggcggggcagacGCCGGCGAGCCCAACGCTCTGAGACGGAGGCGGCGCGTCCTTTCGAAAGACGGACGGAGCAACGTGCGGATCGAGCACGTGAGCGGACGAGGTGCCCTCTACCTCCGCGACCTCTGGACGACCTTCCTGGACATGCAGTGGCGTTACAagttcttcctcttttctgccACCTTTGCCGGGACCTGGTTCGTGTTCGGACTGCTTTGGTACCTGGTGGCGATGGCGCACGGGGATCTGCTGG AGTCTGACCCCCCCTCCAACCACACGCCTTGCGTGATGGAGGTGAAGACCCTGACCGGcgccttcctcttctccctggAGTCCCAGACCACGATCGGATACGGCTTCCGGTGCATCACGGAAGAATGCCCCGTCGCCATCGTCCTGCTCATCTTCCAGCTGgtcatcaccatggtgatggagATCTTCATCACGGGCACGTTCCTTGCAAAG gTCGCCCGTCCCAAGAAGAGAGGCGAGACGGTGAAGTTCAGTCAGCACGCCGTGGTGTCCGACCACGAGGGGCGGCCCTGCCTCATGATCCGCGTGGCAAACATGCGCAAAAGCTTGCTGTTGTGTTGCCAG GTGGCGGGGAAGTTGCTTCAGACGTCCCTGACAAAGGAGGGCGAGACGGTGCGGCTGGACCAGCGCAACGTACCTTTCCAGGTGGACACGTCCAGCGACAGCCCCTTCCTCATCATCCCCCTGACCTTCTACCACGTCATCGACGACAACAGCCCCCTCAAGGCCTGGGCGGCCAAAG GTGGGGGATGGACCGACCCGGAGCTGGCCGACTTCGAGTTGCTGGTGATCATGAGCGCCACGGTGGAGCCGACCTCCGCTACCTGCCAGGTTCGAACGTCCTACCTTCCAGACGAGATACTTTGGGGCTACGAGTTCCCTCCGGTCATCTCCCTTTCTCCCTCGGGAAAATATGTGGCCGATTTTGCCTTCTTTGACAAAGTGGCCAAAACCAAAACCCCGCCCCTTTTCAAGCAGATCCTGTCCCCGAGTCCGCCGTCGCATCCGTCCCATTTCCACGGCAACAAGGAAGAGGGAACAGACCCAGAGAAGATGCGGCTGGAAGAGAAATATAGGGAGCGTGAAAGGGGCCGCGTCCGAGATGGCGGCCCGCTGAGCGTTCGCATTAGTAATGTgtga
- the LOC137911722 gene encoding LOW QUALITY PROTEIN: Fc receptor-like protein 5 (The sequence of the model RefSeq protein was modified relative to this genomic sequence to represent the inferred CDS: substituted 1 base at 1 genomic stop codon) codes for MGRSDLGVAEFIPAGSAVAVLQTSWPELYVGETITLACEIEGGEDAEWDYEWALPGPSGRYGNVIRRVTASSKEDYYCIGRIRNGTSRTAWSRVLRVTLLERKPKPVLNASKLWSTPGDSVNLTCSFRHLHAGWRFHWFRILPSPSGDGYAYERLPGDGVNGTGRNAYTVGEQEFTSGYACSAGRGRPVFYTDPSQERFVWSADAHSGASLSVSPDRSQHLTTEPVSLRCDGNAAKWRVIRFVQDRFQIRCAMAAGSACSVQPSQPVDGVYWCESDAGQFSNAVNISRRSEFXPPDIILVSPVLPVTEGDPVTLGCKVSGVNEPTGVLFYKNGKLLENDGRGSLTVLQASTSDEGFYKCVADGGRRLTSEESWMSVRPTPAGARRAPASVLLIVRLACGVLVTVFLLLLLYQQVKTKGETSPPDDVPHSAGSAVVILQTSWPELYVGETITLACEIEGGEDAEWDYKWSLPGPSGRYGNVIRHVTASSTEDYYCVGRIRNGTSESAWSQVLRVALLEHKPKPVLNASKFWLTPGDSVDLTCSVRHLSAGWRFHWFRILPSPSGDGYAYERLPGDGVNGTGRNAYTVGEQEFTSGYACSAGRGRPVFYTDPSQERFVWSADAHSGASLSVSPDRSQHLMTEPVSLRCDGNATKWRVIRFAQDRFQIRCAMAAGSACSVQPYQHVDGVYWCESDAGQFSNAVNISRRNRDIILVSPVLPVTEGDPVTLGCKVSGVNDPTGVLFYKNGKLLENDGRGNLTVLQASTSDEGFYKCVADGGRRLTSEESWMSVRPTPAGARRAPASVLLIVGLACGVLVTVFLLLLLYQQVKTKGETSPPDVGSPTDAATKETRFEMQKRLNQGSPNFFL; via the exons ATGGGACGCTCGGATCTCGGCGTGGCGGAGTTTATCC CCGCAGGCAGCGCCGTCGCGGTCCTGCAGACAAGCTGGCCCGAGCTGTACGTGGGAGAGACCATCACGCTGGCGTGTGAAATCGAGGGCGGGGAAGACGCGGAGTGGGACTACGAATGGGCGCTTCCCGGACCGTCCGGGCGCTACGGGAACGTGATCAGGCGCGTCACGGCGTCCAGCAAGGAGGACTACTACTGTATCGGCCGAATCCGGAATGGAACGTCGAGAACCGCGTGGAGTCGAGTTCTGAGAGTGACTCTTTTGGAAC GTAAACCCAAGCCCGTCCTCAACGCGTCCAAGTTGTGGTCGACCCCGGGGGACTCGGTGAATCTGACCTGCTCCTTCAGACACCTGCATGCGGGCTGGCGGTTCCACTGGTTCCGGATCCTGCCCAGTCCGTCGGGGGACGGCTACGCCTACGAGCGGCTGCCCGGCGACGGCGTCAACGGGACCGGACGGAACGCCTACACCGTCGGCGAGCAAGAGTTCACGTCCGGATACGCGTGCAGCGCCGGGAGAGGACGCCCGGTGTTTTACACCGACCCGAGTCAGGAGAGGTTCGTCTGGTCCGCAG aTGCGCATTCGGGAGCGTCTCTCTCAGTCAGCCCCGACCGATCGCAGCATTTGACGACGGAGCCGGTGTCGCTGAGGTGCGACGGGAACGCTGCCAAGTGGAGGGTGATCCGGTTCGTCCAAGACAGATTCCAGATCCGCTGCGCGATGGCGGCCGGAAGCGCGTGCAGCGTCCAGCCCTCCCAGCCCGTCGACGGCGTCTACTGGTGCGAGTCCGACGCCGGGCAGTTCAGCAACGCGGTCAACATCAGCAGGCGGAGTGAGTTTTAACCTCC gGATATCATCCTGGTGAGCCCGGTCCTCCCGGTGACCGAGGGCGATCCCGTCACCCTCGGCTGCAAAGTCAGCGGCGTAAACGAGCCAACCGGCGTCCTCTTCTACAAAAACGGCAAACTCCTCGAAAACGACGGCCGGGGGAGCCTGACTGTCCTCCAAGCGTCGACGTCCGACGAAGGCTTTTATAAATGCGTGGCGGACGGAGGCCGGAGGTTGACGTCGGAGGAGAGCTGGATGTCGGTGAGAC CGACGCCTGCAGGCGCTCGCCGCGCTCCGGCCTCCGTGCTGCTGATCGTCAGGCTGGCGTGCGGCGTCTTGGTCACCGTGTTCCTCCTGCTGTTGCTCTATCAGCAGGTGAAGACGAAAGGTGAGACGTCACCTCCCGATGACGTTCCCCATT CCGCAGGCAGCGCCGTCGTGATCCTGCAGACAAGCTGGCCCGAGCTGTACGTGGGAGAGACCATCACGCTGGCGTGTGAAATCGAGGGCGGGGAAGACGCGGAGTGGGACTACAAATGGTCGCTACCCGGACCGTCCGGGCGCTACGGGAACGTGATCAGGCACGTCACGGCGTCCAGCACGGAGGACTACTACTGTGTCGGCCGAATCCGGAATGGAACGTCGGAAAGCGCGTGGAGTCAAGTTCTGAGAGTGGCTCTTTTGGAAC ATAAACCCAAGCCCGTCCTCAACGCGTCCAAGTTCTGGTTGACCCCGGGGGACTCGGTGGATCTGACCTGCTCCGTCAGACACCTGTCTGCGGGCTGGCGGTTCCACTGGTTCCGGATCCTGCCCAGTCCGTCGGGGGACGGCTACGCCTACGAGCGGCTGCCCGGCGACGGCGTCAACGGGACCGGACGGAACGCCTACACCGTCGGCGAGCAAGAGTTCACGTCCGGATACGCGTGCAGCGCCGGGAGAGGACGTCCGGTGTTTTACACCGACCCGAGTCAGGAGAGGTTCGTCTGGTCCGCAG aTGCGCATTCGGGAGCGTCTCTCTCAGTCAGCCCCGACCGATCGCAGCATTTGATGACGGAGCCGGTGTCGCTGAGGTGCGACGGGAACGCTACCAAGTGGAGGGTGATCCGGTTCGCCCAAGACAGATTCCAGATCCGCTGCGCGATGGCGGCCGGAAGCGCGTGCAGCGTCCAGCCCTACCAGCATGTCGACGGCGTCTACTGGTGCGAGTCCGACGCCGGGCAGTTCAGCAACGCGGTCAACATCAGCAGGCGGA acaggGATATCATCCTGGTGAGCCCGGTCCTCCCGGTGACCGAGGGCGATCCCGTCACCCTCGGCTGCAAAGTCAGCGGCGTAAACGACCCGACCGGCGTCCTCTTCTACAAAAACGGCAAACTCCTCGAAAACGACGGCCGGGGGAACCTGACTGTCCTCCAAGCGTCGACGTCCGACGAAGGCTTTTATAAATGCGTGGCGGATGGAGGCCGGAGGTTGACGTCGGAGGAGAGCTGGATGTCGGTGAGAC CGACGCCTGCAGGCGCTCGCCGCGCTCCGGCCTCCGTGCTGCTGATTGTCGGGCTGGCGTGCGGCGTCTTGGTCACCGTGTTCCTCCTGCTGTTGCTCTATCAGCAGGTGAAGACGAAAGGTGAGACGTCACCTCCTGATGTTGGGTCCCCGACGGACGCAGCGACAAAAGAAACAAGATTTGAAATGCAGAAGCGTCTtaaccaggggtccccaaactttttcctgtga
- the si:cabz01074944.1 gene encoding SLAM family member 5, which produces MAGVHLHRLIFLFTCSSVRLPWVCLHDVEASSCQTVVHKKVGDAVQLSPCASTEGVLVARWKYEDQMIADIDAKISEKRFESRLYLNPTNFTLTVRSLTLQDSGHFTFISGGGENNQQRPTDVITLQVHANDSCAVFLDCGATSDRSASYLWTVGNRTSRGSRLQYILQPPEGATDVSCTVDNFVSRMSESTTVKCSNDTQESSGKAVFLLSAAGAVCLLAFTGIVICVCHYKRCQPRAESNDVTEYAAIYEVAFAKERTTETCTANESTENNVDSVTPGLQAIYDKIQLSRIPDGEDAI; this is translated from the exons ATGGCTGGGGTTCATCTTCATcgcctcatcttcctctttacCTGCAGTTCTGTGCGGCTTCCCTGGGTCTGCCTCCACG ACGTTGAGGCTTCCAGTTGTCAAACTGTTGTCCATAAAAAAGTTGGAGACGCTGTGCAGCTTTCACCGTGCGCGTCGACCGAGGGCGTCCTCGTCGCACGATGGAAATATGAGGATCAAATGATTGCAGACATTGATGCAAAAATCTCCGAAAAGCGGTTCGAGAGCAGATTATACCTAAATCCCACTAACTTCACTTTAACGGTGAGAAGCCTGACTCTGCAGGATTCTGGTCATTTCACTTTCATCTCAGGGGGAGGGGAGAATAATCAACAGAGACCGACTGACGTCATCACTCTACAAGTTCACG CGAACGACTCCTGCGCGGTTTTCCTGGACTGCGGCGCAACGTCGGACAGAAGCGCCTCTTATTTATGGACCGTGGGGAACCGAACGAGCCGCGGCTCGAGGCTGCAGTACATCCTCCAGCCGCCAGAGGGCGCCACCGATGTCTCCTGCACGGTTGACAACTTCGTCAGCCGGATGTCGGAATCCACAACAGTGAAGTGCAGCAACGACACACAAGAAA GTTCAGGAAAGGCCGTGTTTCTCCTGAGTGCAGCCGGAGCAGTTTGCTTGCTTGCCTTTACAGGAATAGTGATCTGTGTTTGTCACTACAAACGATGCCAACCAC GAGCTGAATCCAATGACGTCACTGAATATGCTGCCATCTATGAGGTTGCATTTGCAAAG GAGAGGACCACGGAGACTTGCACAGCAAACGAAAGCACCGAAAACAACGTCGATTCTGTCACACCAGGG CTCCAGGCGATTTACGACAAGATCCAGTTGAGTCGCATTCCGGACGGCGAGGATGCGATCTAG